The following is a genomic window from Vibrio cyclitrophicus.
AAAACCATTCCAACACGACGTCTCAATGTAGCCACATCAACCTTAGGGTGATAGACATTCTTACCATGAAGTTTTACTTTCCCTGAAACCTTACACCCCTCAACCAAATCGTTCATACGATTAATACAGCGTAATAGGGTCGACTTACCACACCCAGATGGGCCGATAAATGCGGTCACTTGTCCTTTAGGAATCTGCATTGAGATATCATCGAGCGCTTGGCTTTCTTTATAATAAAGATTCAACCCTTCAATTGAGATAGCGGTTTGCTCGTCAGTTAGGTTATGAACATCTAGTGGAGCTTGGTAACCCAAGGTTTCATTAATTGAGAACATTTAATCTTGTCCTAAGGTTCGATATTTTTCACGCAAGTTATTACGGATATTGATGGCTGTTAAATTCAAACCAACGATCACCGTAACCAGTAAAAATGAAGTCGCATACACTAAAGGTCGTGCCGCTTCGATATTCGAAGTCTGAAAACCAACATCGTAGATATGAAAGCCTAAATGCATGAACTTTCTATCTAAGTGTATGTAAGGGAACTGACTATCAACAGGCAAACTTGATGCGAGTTTAACAACCCCTACTAACATCAATGGGGCAACTTCTCCCGCAGCTCTAGCAATCGCTAATATTAACCCCGTAATAATCGCAGGGCTTGCCATCGGTAACACAATACGCCATAGCGTCTCAAATTGAGTTGCACCAAGCGCTAAAGAGCCATGTCTTACAGAGCTAGGAATTCGCGTCAAACCTTCTTCTGTTGTCACAATAACAACCGGAAGCGTCAATACCGCTAAAGTCAGTGCAGACCAAAGCAGTCCAGGAGTCCCAAATGTTGGAGCAGGTAAACGCTCTGCATAAAATAAGCTATCGATTGATCCGCCAATGGTATAAACAAAAAAGCCTAAACCAAAAACACCATATACGATCGATGGAACACCCGCCAAATTGATCACGGCAATACGAATTAAACGAGTCAATGCGTTACTTTTTGCGTACTCATGTAGGTAAATAGCCGCAACAACGCCTAAAGGCATCACTACGATCGACATCAGTATTACAAGCAACACAGTACCAAAAATAGCAGGAAAAACCCCGCCTTCAGAATTGGAGTCTCGCGGATTTTCAGATAAGAATTTCCAAACTTGCTTACCCCAATGCCCGACCTTTTCAGGATAAGACATTTTATTGGGATACCAGTAATCCAGTATATGACTGAGCGGTATTTCTACCTTTTCGCCTGTCATATCTTCCACCAGCAAACTTTCCACATTCAATTGCGTTCTGAGATGCTCCAGCTTTAATTCGGCTTCATCTAATTGACGGTTTAATTCAAGTTTGGTTTCTGTATATGTTTTAAGATAGTCATCACTCACTGACTCATTTAGCTCTAGCTTACGCTTTTCTAAACGTAAATTTTCTAATTGCCAACTAACGTTACGTATCTCTTGATTTACAACACGTGACGTTTCTTCACGCAATGTATCGGCAAACGCCAAACCGTCTTCAAGCTTTTGGTCAATGTTCGAGTAAAAGGTTCCAGAAGCCGTTTTAAAGCCAACGGGTTTACCAAAGAAATACCCACCACGACTGCGTTCAATCACAGCCCATTCAGAGGGGGTGGTTGGCTCTAGTAAATTCACATCCAGTATTGATACAAAATCAGCAGGGTAAAGTTCTCTGTTTGCGACTTTGATATTTAAGCGCTGTATTAACCCAGTAGAAATGTTTTGTGGCGATAAAAGATCATGAGCTTGTGGTACCTGTTCTATCGGAATGTATTTTCGTTCATACAACTGACCAATTAGCACATCTTGCTTTGACACCGTTTCATCAAGGTCGACAACCAAAGATAGATCTTTAGACTCAACTTGCCATTGGTACAGCGGGGCCGGCCAAAAATAAGTTAACCCTTTCCAGCCAATCAATAACATTAAACCAAGAACAGAAAGCATACTAATACTCACTGCACCGCCGGTTAACCAGATCCATGGAGAGCCAGATTTAATCCAAGATATTAATGATTTTAGCTTATCCATCACCACCAACCTCGAACGTTGTCCACATAAACAAAACTGTCATCGTTTTCATGAATAGCACAACGCTCAGTGTCCTTAGTGAAACAACGAGATTCAAGCACGCAATGAGACAAAACATCAAAACTACAGAGCACGATATTTATCTCTCAATCTTTGTCTTACCCACTCAGCAACTGAGTTCACCGCGAACGTAAAAATAAACAGCAGGAGTGCAGCTAAGAACAACAAGCGGAAATGAGACCCGCCCACTTCAGATTCTGGCAATTCGACAGCGATCGTTGCCGATAACGTCCTCATCCCTTCCAAAATATTCCAATCGAGGATCGGTGTATTACCTGTTGCCATCAAAACGATCATCGTTTCACCGACAGCACGCCCTAGCCCCATCATAATTGCTGAAAAAATACCGGGGCTGGCCGTGAGTAATACGACGTAAATCAGGGTCTGCCACGCTGTTGCGCCTAAAGCTAATGATCCATCTGACAGGTGCTTAGGTACTGAGAAAATAGCATCTTCTGCAATGGTGAAAATCGTAGGAATGACCGCAAAGCCCATAGCAAAACCAACGACCAACGCGTTACGTTGATCAAAATCGACGCCATAACTAGCCAGGAAAGTTCGAATATCACCATCAAACAACAAAGCTTCAATGCTGCTGCCACCAGCAAATACCGCAACCACAGTGACAATCAAAACGGGTATCAAAATCAGCGCATGCCAGCCATTAGAGAAGCGACTCGTCACCACCTTAGGTAAACAGAACCAAGCTAGCCCAGTCAATAGCGTACTTAATGGCAGCAACACCATTAATGAAAATACAGCCGTTAAATGGGTTTCAACGATTGGGGCAAACCATAAGCCAGCTAAAAAGCCAATGATAACTGTCGGTAAAGCTTCCATCAGTTCAATCGAAGGCTTCACTACTCTTCTCATCCGTGGAGACATAAAGTAAGCGGTATAAATAGCCCCGAGTACAGCAACCGGTACTGCAAACATCATGGCAAACAGAGCCGCCTTGATGGTACCGAAAGTGATAGGGATTAAACTGAACTTCTCTTCAAAATCATCATTGGCAGACGTTGATTGCCAAACATATTGAGGCTCTGGATAGCTTTCATACCAAACTTTTTGCCACAGCGATGAAAACGAAATTTGTGGGTATTCATTGTCGACCTTAGCCACGCTTATTTTGTTGTCAATTAGCGTTGCCAGATGTAAT
Proteins encoded in this region:
- the pstA gene encoding phosphate ABC transporter permease PstA; the protein is MDKLKSLISWIKSGSPWIWLTGGAVSISMLSVLGLMLLIGWKGLTYFWPAPLYQWQVESKDLSLVVDLDETVSKQDVLIGQLYERKYIPIEQVPQAHDLLSPQNISTGLIQRLNIKVANRELYPADFVSILDVNLLEPTTPSEWAVIERSRGGYFFGKPVGFKTASGTFYSNIDQKLEDGLAFADTLREETSRVVNQEIRNVSWQLENLRLEKRKLELNESVSDDYLKTYTETKLELNRQLDEAELKLEHLRTQLNVESLLVEDMTGEKVEIPLSHILDYWYPNKMSYPEKVGHWGKQVWKFLSENPRDSNSEGGVFPAIFGTVLLVILMSIVVMPLGVVAAIYLHEYAKSNALTRLIRIAVINLAGVPSIVYGVFGLGFFVYTIGGSIDSLFYAERLPAPTFGTPGLLWSALTLAVLTLPVVIVTTEEGLTRIPSSVRHGSLALGATQFETLWRIVLPMASPAIITGLILAIARAAGEVAPLMLVGVVKLASSLPVDSQFPYIHLDRKFMHLGFHIYDVGFQTSNIEAARPLVYATSFLLVTVIVGLNLTAINIRNNLREKYRTLGQD